A genomic segment from Peribacillus sp. ACCC06369 encodes:
- a CDS encoding ABC transporter ATP-binding protein, producing MIELHSITKKYSQATAVDNISLNIKEGEFLSLLGPSGCGKTTTLRMIGGFELPNQGSIKIDGKEAGNLPPNQRPVNTVFQNYALFPHLSIYNNIAFGLKQKKISKAQIASDTTEIIEIMGLQQHMEKYPRQLSGGQQQRVALARALVNKPRVLLLDEPLGALDLKLRKKMQFELKKLHEQFEITFIYVTHDQEEALIMSDRIAVMNQGRIEQIDTPQQIYNNPKTLFVADFIGETNVIDVDLLESQNRENLLKEFSQVKNSDKKLVIRPEHLKITQSRFQPNRITFEAKLKKVHFVGSKRVVECVSGSQEIVVNLSDEEQMDHLGESICLSARKDLVKIL from the coding sequence ATTATTGAGTTACATAGCATCACGAAAAAATATAGTCAAGCAACTGCCGTAGACAACATTTCCCTTAATATAAAGGAGGGTGAGTTCCTCTCGCTTCTTGGTCCAAGCGGATGTGGGAAAACCACTACCCTTAGAATGATTGGCGGTTTTGAGCTTCCAAATCAAGGCAGTATAAAGATCGATGGAAAAGAAGCAGGGAATTTGCCACCCAACCAACGTCCGGTAAATACGGTTTTTCAAAACTATGCTTTGTTTCCTCATTTGAGCATTTACAATAATATTGCTTTTGGATTAAAGCAAAAAAAAATATCAAAAGCGCAAATTGCAAGTGATACAACCGAAATAATCGAAATTATGGGGTTGCAGCAGCACATGGAAAAATATCCAAGACAACTTTCAGGTGGGCAGCAGCAAAGGGTTGCACTTGCAAGAGCTCTGGTCAACAAGCCAAGAGTGCTCCTTCTAGATGAACCACTAGGAGCATTAGATTTAAAGCTAAGAAAAAAGATGCAATTTGAATTAAAAAAACTTCATGAACAATTCGAAATCACGTTCATATATGTCACTCATGATCAAGAAGAAGCATTAATCATGTCCGATCGAATTGCTGTTATGAACCAAGGTAGAATCGAACAAATTGACACGCCTCAGCAAATCTATAACAATCCAAAGACTCTTTTTGTTGCCGACTTTATTGGGGAAACGAATGTAATAGATGTGGATCTATTAGAAAGCCAGAATAGAGAAAATCTATTAAAAGAGTTTTCCCAAGTTAAGAATTCAGATAAAAAGCTTGTAATAAGACCTGAACACTTAAAAATTACCCAAAGTCGCTTTCAGCCAAATCGAATTACGTTTGAGGCTAAATTGAAAAAGGTCCATTTTGTTGGTTCAAAAAGAGTGGTAGAGTGTGTATCAGGCTCTCAGGAGATTGTTGTTAACCTATCTGATGAGGAGCAAATGGATCATCTAGGTGAGAGTATTTGCTTGAGTGCTAGAAAAGACTTGGTGAAAATACTTTAA